Genomic window (Christensenellaceae bacterium):
GCGGTAGTGGCTTATAACAATTATGATGAGGTTATTGACGTATTTCTGTTTGGCGGAGAAACCTTAAAGAAAACCGGATTGTTCTCAATGGTTAAGTTTAATAAAAACGACAACACATACAGTATCCACATTGGAGACGGCTTAAATCAGAAGTTAAAACAATATAGTTTCGGCTATGTTTTAAAAAATCAAAATAGATAAAAAGGAAAGGGAGAAAAAATATGAAAGAAACAAAGAAAAGTGAAACCGGAGCTCAGTACGCCGGCAAAAATTATAGCAGAGTTGTGGGCATAGACGTTGCCAACTCTACAATCAAGGTTTGGACTGACGATAAGAACCTTGCCTATAGAAACACTATAAAAGAGATTAATGACGCAGGTCTGGTTTATTCGTTTAAAACCGACTATCAGATGTATGTTTACAACAAAGAAGTTTATGAGGTTGGTGACATTGCAGTTATGGGTAGCGGTGGACGTGGTAAATCGCGTTATAACTCTGCAACCTTTAAAATTGAAGCTATTATTGGTATTACCAGCGTTTTGGAGCCCGGCAGAAAGGAACAAATCAGAGTTGTTACCGGTGTGCCCAGCGTGCTGAGTAAAAACTCAAACGTAATTGAAGAGCTTAAACAGTCTTTGGTTGGCGAGCACTCCGTTAAGTCAGTTAAATGGGATCAGGTAAGCGATATTGAATTTAATATCGTTGAAGTAATTGTTGTTCCGCAACCGCTTGGAACTCTGTATAACTTTGTATATGACCCTGCAACCAAAGAGCTTAACCAGAAGGTTCTGGGGCAGCGCTCTCTTGTTGTGGACATTGGTTGGGGCACCCTTGACCTTGCTGTTCTTGAGTTTAGCCGTGTTAGAGGAACATTTGGTTTTGATATCGGTGTAAGTGACTACATAGCCGATCTTCAGGAAGAAGTAAACAACAGATATCCTGAGGCAAGCATCTATGCGCTTAACCCTCACCAGCTTGACTTGGCGCTTCTTGAAAGCTATGTTGTAGAAACTCCGTTTGGAAACTATGACCTTGAAAAGCTTGCTGAAAAGCACAAAGAGTTGCAGGCAAAACGTGTTCATGAAGCCATTATGGGACTCGGACTTGAATTTAACAAATTCTACCGTATAATCCTTACCGGCGGTGGCGCTTTGCAATATGAAAAATACTTAAAGAAACTATTTAACGACCCACGTCTTATTATTCAAGAAGATGCAGTTATGGCAAATGTTAAGGGCTTCTATCTGCTTGGACAATTCTAATCTGACATTTGGTCGCATTGGCACGGTGTATGAGCGGCGCTGGCACTGAGGGCTTGCCTTCTGCCTCAACCGTGATTTGCATTAAGTCAATGCGACTTTTTGTCGAAATGAAAGGATAGACTATGCAACTAAAAGAATTTGCGGATGCACTTAGAAATATTGAGAATGACAGAATGATAATGTCATATGGCAATAATGCTGCGGTTGTAGGCAGTATTTTGTCTGTTGTGGATTTAGTGCAAAGCTTATCTAGAGTAATGCGTCAGGACAGACAGAGTGATATGTTTAGCATGAATGTTTCAAATCAGCTTATGCAATTTGAAAGTTCAGTTATTATGTTTGGTATGCAACGGCTTTCGCAAAACGGAATTAACCTTCCGCCGCAGCTTTCTCCTTATGGCCAGCAACCAATGTATAACCAGCCGGCTTATAATCCCAACATGATGTATAGCGGCGCACCTAGTTTTGGAGGGATGACACAGCAATATCAACAGCAGTATCAGCAACAACCGCAGTATCAAGCCCCACAGCAGCCGCAATATCAGCAACAGCCTCAGGCGCAGCCACAGTATCAGGCTGCTCCGCCTCCTCAACCTGCACCCGCACCTCCTCCTCAGGTAGCTCCTGCCCCGGCACCGGCACCCAAACCGGCGCCAAAGCCTGTGATTAACGACGATGATGACGATGCTCCGCAGGCAAAACCTATTGGCGGAAACAAAGGTGCCTCAATGAACCTTCCGGGCATGGGTGGCGGCGGCGATGAAAAAGCCGCAGGAAGAGATTATCTGCTTCAGTTGCTTGGTGATAAAGAATAAGAAAAAATAAAGACGGAGATACCGTCTTTTTCTTTGCTGGGGTGGGGTGCCTCACTTTCATGTTCCTGCGGGCAATTATTGTGTTATAATCAAGAGAGTGAGAATAAGTCATGTTTACATGAATAAAGTCGAGCGAACGCAGATTTCAACACAACCAAATGTTTGTTTTAATTGCAGTTGATAAAATGTTGTGTTATATAAAAATAAATAATAGTGAATAGTAAAAACGATTAAAACTTTATGATTTCTTTTTTACCGTTGAAATCCTCAAAAGTGGCCGTGGCCTGAGATATATAAAACAATATTACCGTTTTATCATATTCTTTATATATTTGTTCAAGGTGAGGGTTTCCTTTCAGCATCGCGTCTTTGACTATATTCCTGCTGTCAGGGATTGCTTTTGCTGAAACTCTCAGATAATTAATTTGGCCGTCATAAGCACAGATTTCGATGTTAGGATTTTTAGTTATTTGCTTCCAAAAGGGTTTGGTATTGGATGTGGAGAAATATAACTTATCTTCAATAATCTCACACACGCCAAATGGGCGCACTCTGGGCTGATCTCCGTCAATTGTAGCTACATAAAATGTTTTGCATTTTTTTAAAAAATCATAAACTTTTTTCATTTAGTGTTTCTCCTTTTTATGTTAATAGTTTAACACACTTCAATCGTTTTTCAAACAATAATTGCTTGCGTCGCTTGTGGCCCATCAATCTTGTTGCTTCGCAATGGGTACCGCGTCTTTGTAATTACTCTGGTCTTGTGAATTGCTAATTGCCTGCGGCACAAACTTGCACAATGGTGCAGAAAATTTCATATATATTTGTATGATTACAAAAGCAGTTGTTTTGTGCGGCGGCCTTGGAACAAGGTTTCTGCCTATATCAAAAAGCATACCAAAGGAAATGCTGCCCGCTATCAATAAACCGATAATTCAGTATGTGGTTGAAGAGATTGCCGAAGCCGGAATAAAAGACATATTGATTGTGGTAGGACGCGGAAAGGAAAGCATAATAGATCACTTTGATAAAAACATAGAAGTTGAAGAGCAGATGAAGAAAACCAGGAATGGGGCAGCTCTTGCGGAGCTAAATAAGCTCACCAACATGGCTAATATTCATTTTATACGACAGATTGAACCCAGAGGCACGGGGCATGCTGTGCTTTGCGCAAAGACTTTTGTGGGAGAAAATCCTTTCTTGTTGCATTACGGTGACGAACTTTTTGTGGCTAACCCGTCGCGTACGCAGCAGCTTATTGAAAGTTTTTATAAGACAGGTACGTCAGTTATAGCCGTTAAAGAAGTAAAAAGAGCGGAGGTAAATAGGTATGGCATTGTTAAACCTATTTATCAAGACGTTATAAAGATAGAAGAAATTGTTGAAAAGCCGGAAATCGAGCAGGCTCCCAGCAATCTGGCATATATCGGATCAGCCATTTTGGAGCCACAGATTTTTGAGTATATTCACACAGAATGTGGTAGAGAGGAACAGGGTATCATTGATGCGTTTAATATGATGGCCAAAGAAAAAGCCCTTTATGCTGCTGACATAAAGGGAATAAGGTTTGATATAGGAACTCCTAAAGGATTGATTGAGGTAAATAATTTTTTAGCCAAAAATACGT
Coding sequences:
- a CDS encoding ParM/StbA family protein — encoded protein: MKETKKSETGAQYAGKNYSRVVGIDVANSTIKVWTDDKNLAYRNTIKEINDAGLVYSFKTDYQMYVYNKEVYEVGDIAVMGSGGRGKSRYNSATFKIEAIIGITSVLEPGRKEQIRVVTGVPSVLSKNSNVIEELKQSLVGEHSVKSVKWDQVSDIEFNIVEVIVVPQPLGTLYNFVYDPATKELNQKVLGQRSLVVDIGWGTLDLAVLEFSRVRGTFGFDIGVSDYIADLQEEVNNRYPEASIYALNPHQLDLALLESYVVETPFGNYDLEKLAEKHKELQAKRVHEAIMGLGLEFNKFYRIILTGGGALQYEKYLKKLFNDPRLIIQEDAVMANVKGFYLLGQF
- a CDS encoding pyridoxamine 5'-phosphate oxidase family protein, which encodes MKKVYDFLKKCKTFYVATIDGDQPRVRPFGVCEIIEDKLYFSTSNTKPFWKQITKNPNIEICAYDGQINYLRVSAKAIPDSRNIVKDAMLKGNPHLEQIYKEYDKTVILFYISQATATFEDFNGKKEIIKF
- a CDS encoding UTP--glucose-1-phosphate uridylyltransferase; this encodes MITKAVVLCGGLGTRFLPISKSIPKEMLPAINKPIIQYVVEEIAEAGIKDILIVVGRGKESIIDHFDKNIEVEEQMKKTRNGAALAELNKLTNMANIHFIRQIEPRGTGHAVLCAKTFVGENPFLLHYGDELFVANPSRTQQLIESFYKTGTSVIAVKEVKRAEVNRYGIVKPIYQDVIKIEEIVEKPEIEQAPSNLAYIGSAILEPQIFEYIHTECGREEQGIIDAFNMMAKEKALYAADIKGIRFDIGTPKGLIEVNNFLAKNTFPPIL